The following are encoded together in the Ovis aries strain OAR_USU_Benz2616 breed Rambouillet chromosome X, ARS-UI_Ramb_v3.0, whole genome shotgun sequence genome:
- the TENT5D gene encoding terminal nucleotidyltransferase 5D, with amino-acid sequence MSEIRFSNLTWDQVITLDKVLDEVIPVHGRGNFPTMEVKPKDIIHVVKDQLIEQGIIVKDTRLNGSTASYILASHNGISYKDLDVIFGVELPSDQEFQVVKDVVLGCLFDFLPKGVKKDKITLNTMKEAYVQKMVKVCNKHDRWSLISLSNNTGKNVELKFVNSLRRQFEFSVDSFQIVLDPMLDFYSDKNGNLTNECYPVVVAESMYGDFQEAMTHLQYKLISTRKPEEIRGGGLLKYSNLLVRDFKPACEAEIKTLERYMCSRFFIDFPDVAEQQKKIESYLRNHFIGEEKSKYDYLMTLHGVVNESTVCLMGHERRQTLNMIALMALKVLGEQNILPNTDNVTCFYQPAPYFVAEGGYPTYYVTSGPPPIFFQPYHPLHFHVPNGMI; translated from the coding sequence ATGTCTGAAATCAGATTCAGCAATCTCACTTGGGATCAAGTTATAACACTGGATAAAGTGTTAGATGAAGTAATTCCAGTTCATGGAAGGGGAAATTTCCCCACAATGGAAGTAAAACCAAAAGATATTATTCATGTTGTGAAAGATCAACTGATAGAGCAAGGAATTATTGTTAAAGATACTCGATTGAATGGTTCCACAGCAAGTTACATACTTGCAAGCCACAATGGAATCAGCTACAAGGATCTGGATGTCATTTTTGGTGTTGAACTACCAAGTGATCAAGAATTTCAGGTTGTTAAGGATGTAGTTCTAGGTTGTCTATTCGACTTTTTACCAAAAGGTGTAAAAAAGGATAAGATCACCCTGAATACTATGAAAGAGGCTTATGTGCAGAAGATGGTTAAAGTTTGCAATAAACATGATCGTTGGAGTCTCATCTCTCTGTCAAATAACACTGGGAAGAATGTCGAGCTAAAATTTGTTAATTCACTCAGACGACAATTTGAATTTAGTGTAGATTCCTTTCAAATTGTCTTGGATCCAATGTTAGATTTCTATAGTGACAAAAATGGTAACCTAACCAATGAATGCTATCCTGTTGTGGTAGCTGAAAGCATGTATGGAGATTTCCAAGAAGCAATGACACATTTACAATACAAGCTTATATCTACCAGAAAACCTGAAGAAATTAGAGGTGGTGGCCTTCTGAAATACAGCAACTTGCTGGTTCGTGACTTTAAACCAGCTTGTGAAGCAGAAATCAAGACGTTGGAACGTTATATGTGTTCTAGATTCTTCATTGATTTTCCTGATGTAGCAGAACAGCAAAAGAAGATTGAATCATACCTCCGCAACCATTTCATAGGTGAAGAAAAGAGCAAATATGACTACCTCATGACCTTGCATGGAGTTGTGAATGAGAGCACAGTTTGCCTCATGGGACATGAAAGAAGGCAGACCCTCAATATGATTGCCCTTATGGCTTTAAAAGTACTTGGAGAACAGAATATCCTACCTAATACAGACAACGTAACTTGCTTTTATCAGCCTGCTCCATACTTTGTTGCTGAAGGAGGGTACCCTACTTATTATGTAACATCTGGACCACCACCTATATTCTTTCAGCCATACCACCCACTGCACTTTCATGTGCCAAATGGTATGATttaa